Proteins from a single region of Mycoplasmopsis edwardii:
- the gap gene encoding type I glyceraldehyde-3-phosphate dehydrogenase: MKKVAINGFGRIGRLFFRRLLESGSNLEVVAVNDLTDAKTLAHLLKFDTAFGRLNATVEAKEGAIIVNGKEIKVTAERDPENLPWAELGIDLVVESTGFFTKREGAEKHLKAGAKKVVVSAPSDKDVKTVVYNVNHDILDANDTVISAASCTTNSLAPMVKVLVDEFGIKSGYMTTIHAYTGDQRLQDAPHKDLRRARAAASNMVPTSTGAAKAIGLVVPEASGKLDGIAVRVPLLTGSLVDLSVFLEKQPTVEELNAAMKKAANETMKYETDEIVSSDIVNSTFGSIFDSALTTVKPTPEGNLYKLFSWYDNEMSYVSQLVRTVVHFANLKK, from the coding sequence ATGAAAAAAGTAGCAATTAACGGATTCGGTAGAATCGGTAGATTATTCTTCCGTAGATTATTAGAATCAGGATCAAACTTAGAGGTAGTTGCTGTTAATGATTTAACAGATGCAAAAACATTAGCTCACTTATTAAAATTCGATACAGCATTTGGGAGATTAAATGCAACAGTAGAAGCTAAAGAAGGTGCTATTATTGTTAATGGTAAAGAAATTAAAGTTACAGCTGAAAGAGACCCAGAAAACTTACCATGAGCAGAATTAGGAATTGACTTAGTTGTTGAATCAACAGGGTTCTTTACAAAACGTGAAGGTGCAGAAAAACACTTAAAAGCTGGTGCTAAAAAAGTTGTTGTTTCAGCTCCATCAGATAAAGATGTTAAAACAGTTGTTTACAACGTTAACCACGACATTTTAGATGCAAATGATACAGTTATTTCAGCTGCATCATGTACAACAAACAGCTTAGCTCCTATGGTTAAAGTTTTAGTTGATGAATTCGGAATTAAATCAGGATACATGACAACAATCCACGCTTACACAGGAGACCAAAGATTACAAGATGCTCCACACAAAGACTTACGTAGAGCACGTGCAGCAGCTTCAAACATGGTTCCTACATCAACAGGTGCTGCTAAAGCTATTGGATTAGTAGTTCCAGAAGCTTCAGGAAAATTAGATGGTATTGCAGTTCGTGTTCCTTTATTAACAGGATCATTAGTTGACTTATCAGTATTCTTAGAAAAACAACCAACAGTTGAAGAGCTTAACGCAGCTATGAAAAAAGCAGCTAACGAAACAATGAAATACGAAACAGATGAAATCGTTTCATCAGACATCGTAAACTCAACATTCGGTTCAATCTTTGACTCAGCATTAACAACAGTTAAACCTACACCAGAAGGAAACTTATACAAATTATTCTCATGATACGATAATGAAATGTCATACGTTTCACAATTAGTAAGAACAGTTGTTCACTTTGCTAACTTAAAAAAATAA
- a CDS encoding dephospho-CoA kinase, producing the protein MVAIVGKIASGKTRLLNELKQLGHKVFEADYFVSKLYNDPKFALEVAKKVSLDLVSDSKVLKDKIKNELLNNSDAFIKLENLVIDKVLEHLEANYYHFVELPILFKMNKAQTKSIKEIWFLEIDESKRQEYLKTKHIDKAILSTLDAKNNYIWSQTNNFNGIKVVNILVDKDRKIKEISKYNCHCQINI; encoded by the coding sequence ATGGTTGCAATAGTTGGAAAAATAGCAAGTGGAAAAACTAGATTATTAAATGAGTTAAAACAATTAGGTCATAAAGTTTTTGAAGCTGACTATTTTGTTTCAAAGTTATATAATGATCCAAAATTTGCTTTAGAAGTCGCTAAAAAAGTATCTTTAGATTTAGTAAGTGATTCAAAAGTTCTCAAAGATAAAATTAAAAATGAACTGTTAAATAACTCAGATGCTTTTATCAAATTAGAAAACCTAGTTATTGATAAAGTTTTAGAACATTTAGAAGCTAACTATTACCATTTTGTAGAGCTGCCGATTCTTTTCAAAATGAATAAAGCGCAAACTAAAAGTATCAAAGAAATTTGATTCCTTGAAATTGATGAAAGTAAAAGACAAGAGTACTTAAAAACTAAACATATTGATAAAGCCATTTTATCAACACTTGATGCCAAAAACAATTATATATGGTCACAAACAAACAATTTTAATGGGATTAAAGTTGTGAATATCTTAGTGGATAAAGATAGAAAAATTAAAGAAATTTCAAAATATAATTGTCATTGCCAAATAAATATTTAA
- the fmt gene encoding methionyl-tRNA formyltransferase, with the protein MNNLKIVLAGTPEFSVPAFEEVIKNFNVVAIVSQPDRPANRGYKLLPTPTKLLAEKYNIKLFQPEKIGEIYQELKELDYDILLTCAFGQYIPTNVLELAKIASINIHGSLLPKYRGAAPIQHSLWNGDKETGINLIYMTKAMDAGDIIFKAKIDILDKDTSDSIFAKLSVLAKEKISAWLFDFAKGNFKAIKQDESKVVLSPKLRKEDAILEPSLTTEQAFNKIRAFSSNPGAYLIIENKRVKIFYAQKDKLPNSIKLDFSDGQLYATDYQYESKKRVTLTK; encoded by the coding sequence ATGAATAATTTAAAAATAGTTTTAGCAGGGACACCAGAATTTTCTGTTCCAGCTTTTGAAGAAGTTATTAAAAACTTCAACGTTGTTGCAATTGTATCGCAACCAGATAGACCAGCAAATAGAGGATATAAATTACTTCCAACACCAACAAAATTACTCGCTGAAAAATATAACATTAAGTTATTTCAACCAGAAAAAATTGGAGAAATATATCAAGAATTAAAAGAATTAGATTACGATATTTTGTTAACTTGTGCATTTGGACAATACATTCCAACAAATGTTTTGGAATTGGCTAAAATAGCCTCAATTAATATCCATGGTTCTTTATTACCTAAATATAGAGGCGCAGCCCCTATTCAACATTCTCTTTGAAATGGAGATAAAGAAACTGGAATCAATTTAATTTATATGACTAAGGCAATGGATGCTGGAGATATTATTTTCAAAGCAAAAATTGATATTTTAGATAAAGACACATCGGATTCAATTTTTGCAAAACTTTCAGTTCTTGCGAAAGAAAAAATTAGTGCTTGATTGTTTGATTTTGCAAAAGGTAATTTTAAAGCTATTAAACAAGATGAATCAAAAGTTGTTTTATCTCCAAAATTAAGAAAAGAAGATGCAATTTTAGAGCCTAGTTTAACAACAGAACAAGCATTTAACAAAATTAGAGCTTTCTCATCAAATCCAGGAGCATATTTAATCATTGAAAACAAAAGAGTTAAAATCTTTTATGCTCAAAAAGATAAATTACCAAATTCTATTAAATTAGATTTTTCAGATGGTCAATTATATGCAACTGATTATCAATATGAATCTAAAAAAAGAGTAACTTTAACAAAATAA
- a CDS encoding replication initiation and membrane attachment family protein, producing MSKKLSLDFDHFAVTRAGIISNADLTNLRQLYGPIIGGLGVLLYEYLIDLSRNVEFATIPFNFSSLNILLNSHENDLNKSRAELEALGLINTYKDSNRAVTIFILQRPLTPEQFTTNPFLTKLLIKHVGKTNFERLTKRKESSKISVNPFEFEDISENFFNVFQNSLTDSSNNLKNFLISSGSKEVNDAEIHVMSKNNDIYTPLPIGNIKYTNIYQAVLNLDTIAFIKQCLNREPLINELENLETWKSIINDTKALNIIIFYAFKRRNQNWFKYTNNLIAELKSNKIFEFDKVENYLDGKFKNNLRTKKIYEEKTVLKAQYIK from the coding sequence ATGAGTAAAAAGTTATCACTTGATTTTGATCATTTTGCCGTTACAAGGGCAGGTATTATTTCTAATGCAGATCTAACTAATTTAAGACAATTATATGGGCCAATTATTGGTGGTCTTGGTGTTTTATTATATGAATATTTAATTGATTTATCTAGAAATGTTGAATTTGCAACAATTCCATTTAATTTTTCTTCATTAAATATCTTATTAAACTCACATGAAAATGACTTAAATAAAAGTAGAGCAGAATTAGAGGCATTAGGTCTTATTAATACATATAAAGATAGCAATAGAGCTGTTACAATTTTTATCTTACAAAGACCTCTTACTCCTGAACAATTTACAACGAATCCATTTTTAACTAAATTATTAATTAAACATGTTGGTAAAACAAATTTTGAAAGATTAACAAAACGTAAAGAGTCATCTAAAATCAGTGTTAACCCATTTGAATTTGAAGATATTTCAGAAAACTTCTTTAATGTATTCCAAAATTCATTAACTGATTCTTCTAACAATTTAAAAAATTTCTTAATTTCTAGCGGAAGCAAAGAAGTTAATGATGCAGAAATTCATGTAATGTCTAAAAACAACGATATTTATACACCATTGCCAATTGGTAACATTAAATATACAAATATTTATCAAGCTGTTTTAAATTTAGACACAATAGCATTTATTAAACAATGTTTAAATCGTGAACCATTAATAAATGAATTAGAAAACTTAGAAACTTGAAAATCAATTATTAACGATACAAAAGCTCTGAACATTATTATTTTTTATGCATTCAAGAGAAGAAATCAAAATTGATTTAAATATACCAATAATTTAATTGCAGAGCTTAAATCAAATAAAATCTTTGAATTTGATAAAGTCGAAAATTATTTAGATGGTAAATTCAAAAACAATCTTAGAACTAAAAAAATTTATGAAGAAAAAACTGTTTTGAAAGCGCAATATATTAAATAA
- a CDS encoding 5'-3' exonuclease, with translation MNNQAKTLVIDGNYMMFQSFYATYRGDINAILRTSFGIPTNAIAVFLSQLLKLIKFINPTHLLIAFDAHGKTKRHEIFPEYKSGRMKAPIEIFEQFDTIKKLLSSLNVKIIEQVGDEADDIIGTYCKRASGEKYIFSSDKDLLQLVDKNTYYVIKKGLDISFITIDNFFENFGLYPNQITTFKGLKGDSSDNLPGVKGIGEKTALKLIEEYKNFESIYQAVENNSLNATQSVIKKLQDGKEQGFMSYELSKINTDVQNIDLDLKHYLLNLNYENAKETIEYLELFSFQRELLKYLKK, from the coding sequence ATGAATAATCAAGCTAAAACATTAGTAATCGATGGAAACTATATGATGTTTCAATCATTTTACGCAACATATAGAGGTGATATTAATGCTATCTTAAGAACATCTTTTGGAATACCAACAAACGCAATTGCAGTGTTTTTATCTCAATTACTTAAATTAATTAAGTTTATTAATCCGACACATTTATTAATAGCATTTGATGCACATGGAAAAACTAAAAGACATGAAATTTTTCCTGAATATAAATCAGGTCGTATGAAAGCACCAATTGAAATTTTTGAACAATTTGACACAATTAAAAAACTTTTAAGTAGTCTAAATGTAAAAATTATTGAACAAGTTGGTGATGAAGCTGATGATATCATTGGTACATATTGTAAAAGAGCAAGTGGAGAAAAATATATCTTTTCATCTGATAAAGATCTTTTACAACTTGTAGATAAGAATACTTATTATGTAATTAAAAAAGGTTTAGACATTAGTTTTATAACCATTGACAACTTCTTTGAAAATTTTGGATTATATCCAAATCAAATTACTACATTCAAAGGTCTCAAAGGCGATTCAAGTGATAATTTACCTGGTGTTAAAGGAATTGGCGAAAAAACTGCATTAAAATTAATTGAAGAATACAAAAACTTTGAATCAATTTACCAAGCAGTGGAAAATAATTCACTTAATGCAACTCAATCAGTAATTAAAAAACTACAAGATGGTAAAGAGCAAGGCTTTATGTCTTATGAACTATCTAAAATTAACACAGATGTCCAAAATATCGATTTAGATTTAAAGCACTATTTACTGAATTTAAATTATGAAAATGCAAAGGAAACAATTGAATATTTAGAGCTATTTTCATTCCAAAGAGAATTGCTTAAATATTTAAAAAAATAA